A window of Lagenorhynchus albirostris chromosome 11, mLagAlb1.1, whole genome shotgun sequence contains these coding sequences:
- the ASCL1 gene encoding achaete-scute homolog 1, which yields MESSAKMESGGAGPQPFLPPAACFFATAAAAAAAAAAAQSAQQQPPPQPQAPQLSPAADGQPSGGGHKSAPKQVKRQRSSSPELMRCKRRLNFSGFGYSLPQQQPAAVARRNERERNRVKLVNLGFATLREHVPNGAANKKMSKVETLRSAVEYIRALQQLLDEHDAVSAAFQAGVLSPTISPNYSNDMNSMAGSPVSSYSSDEGSYDPLSPEEQELLDFTNWF from the coding sequence ATGGAGAGCTCTGCCAAGATGGAGAGCGGCGGCGCAGGCCCGCAGCCCTTCCTGCCGCCCGCAGCCTGCTTCTTTGCCACGGccgcggcggcggctgcggcggcagcggcggcgcaGAGCGCGCAGCAgcagccgccgccgcagccgcagGCGCCTCAGCTGAGCCCCGCGGCCGACGGCCAGCCCTCAGGGGGCGGTCACAAGTCAGCGCCCAAGCAAGTCAAGCGACAGCGCTCGTCCTCGCCCGAACTGATGCGCTGCAAACGCCGGCTCAACTTCAGCGGCTTCGGCTACAGCCTGCCGCAGCAGCAGCCGGCCGCCGTGGCGCGCCGCAACGAGCGCGAGCGCAACCGCGTCAAGCTGGTCAACCTGGGCTTCGCCACCCTTCGGGAGCACGTCCCCAACGGCGCGGCCAACAAGAAGATGAGCAAGGTGGAGACGCTGCGCTCCGCCGTCGAGTACATCCGCGCGCTGCAGCAGCTGCTGGACGAGCACGACGCGGTGAGCGCCGCCTTCCAGGCGGGCGTCCTGTCGCCCACCATCTCCCCCAACTACTCCAACGACATGAACTCCATGGCCGGGTCGCCGGTCTCATCCTACTCGTCGGACGAGGGCTCCTACGACCCTCTCAGCCCCGAGGAGCAAGAACTGCTCGACTTCACCAACTGGTTCTGA